A single genomic interval of Oceanithermus profundus DSM 14977 harbors:
- the trpE gene encoding anthranilate synthase component I: protein MKTKPVVKTLLADLETPVTAYLKLAEKAPVSFLLESVEAGKRWSRYSIIGVGARRTFRLAGGVFTIDGTEVEAADPLATLYGAVHREVENGHELPPFWGGAVGYVAYDLVRHYEELPDENPDEIGAPDLLFVEPELVVVFDHFKQVLHLVAPALGDGPSATARARELLDAAERRLRGPLPGVPGGRGGRRTAFSANLSPEDYARIVEKSKAYIRAGDIFQVVPSVRFSAELGVHPFALYRALRSVNPSPYMGYLDLGEVTLVSASPESLLRASGRTVTTRPIAGTRPRGKTPEEDRALAEELLADEKERAEHVMLVDLSRNDIGRVAKHGSVKVDELMVVEHYSHVMHIVSTVTGELKEDKTPLDALASVIPMGTVSGAPKIRAMEIIDELEPTRRGPYGGAFGYIAYDGAMDVALTLRTFVIAGGQVHVQAGAGVVADSDPEREYQECVNKAKALMRAVELAEQGL from the coding sequence ATGAAGACGAAACCCGTGGTCAAGACCCTGCTCGCCGACCTGGAAACGCCGGTGACCGCCTACCTCAAGCTCGCCGAAAAAGCGCCGGTGAGCTTCTTGCTCGAATCGGTGGAGGCGGGCAAGCGCTGGAGCCGCTACTCGATCATCGGCGTGGGGGCGCGCAGGACCTTCCGGCTGGCCGGCGGCGTCTTCACCATCGACGGCACCGAGGTGGAGGCCGCAGACCCGCTGGCCACCCTGTACGGAGCGGTCCACCGCGAGGTGGAAAACGGCCACGAGCTGCCGCCGTTCTGGGGCGGCGCGGTGGGTTACGTGGCCTACGACCTGGTGCGCCACTACGAAGAACTGCCCGACGAGAACCCCGACGAGATCGGCGCGCCCGACCTGCTCTTCGTCGAGCCCGAGCTCGTCGTCGTCTTCGACCACTTCAAGCAGGTGCTGCACCTGGTGGCCCCGGCGCTGGGCGACGGCCCCTCGGCCACCGCCCGCGCCCGGGAGCTGCTGGACGCCGCCGAGCGCCGGCTGCGGGGGCCGCTGCCGGGCGTGCCGGGCGGGCGCGGCGGGCGCCGGACCGCGTTCAGCGCCAACCTGAGCCCGGAAGACTACGCCCGCATCGTGGAAAAGAGCAAGGCGTACATCCGCGCCGGCGACATCTTCCAGGTGGTGCCCTCGGTGCGCTTCTCGGCCGAGCTGGGCGTGCACCCCTTCGCCCTCTACCGGGCGCTCCGGAGCGTCAACCCCAGCCCCTACATGGGTTACCTGGACCTGGGCGAGGTGACGCTGGTCTCTGCCAGCCCCGAGAGCCTGCTGCGCGCCAGCGGCCGCACCGTGACCACGCGGCCCATCGCCGGCACCCGGCCGCGCGGCAAGACGCCCGAGGAGGACCGCGCGCTCGCCGAGGAGCTGCTGGCCGACGAGAAGGAGCGCGCCGAACACGTGATGCTGGTGGACCTGAGCCGCAACGACATCGGCCGGGTGGCCAAGCACGGCAGCGTCAAGGTGGACGAGCTGATGGTGGTGGAGCACTACTCGCACGTCATGCACATCGTCAGCACCGTGACCGGGGAGCTGAAGGAGGACAAGACGCCGCTCGACGCGCTGGCCAGCGTGATCCCCATGGGCACGGTCAGCGGCGCGCCCAAGATCCGGGCGATGGAGATCATCGACGAGCTCGAGCCCACCCGCCGCGGCCCCTACGGCGGCGCCTTCGGCTACATCGCCTACGACGGCGCCATGGACGTGGCGCTGACGCTGCGCACCTTCGTGATCGCGGGCGGCCAGGTACACGTCCAGGCCGGCGCCGGCGTGGTGGCCGACAGCGACCCCGAGCGCGAGTACCAGGAGTGCGTGAACAAGGCGAAGGCGCTCATGCGGGCGGTGGAGCTGGCGGAGCAGGGGTTGTAG
- a CDS encoding anthranilate synthase component II produces MSQSNKPTSHLPPPTSHPPLPTPHILLVDNYDSFTYNLADYLGQLGARLTVWRNDKFRLEDVDRLAPDAVVISPGPGTPEEAGLSIPLVKEYAPRLPILGVCLGHQAIGAAFGAKVVPAPRIMHGKTSPIEHSGQGIFMGLPNPLTATRYHSLVIDELPGKLEVLAWTPEEGQQTVQAVRHVRFPTVGVQFHPESILTELGLQLLVNWLGEVGLYWKTHPREEER; encoded by the coding sequence ATGAGCCAATCGAATAAACCCACCTCCCACCTCCCACCTCCTACCTCCCACCCCCCACTCCCCACCCCCCACATCCTCCTCGTCGACAACTACGACTCCTTCACCTACAACCTTGCCGACTACCTGGGCCAGCTGGGGGCGCGGCTGACCGTCTGGCGCAACGACAAGTTCCGGCTCGAGGACGTGGACAGGCTGGCTCCCGACGCCGTGGTCATCTCGCCGGGGCCGGGCACGCCCGAAGAGGCCGGCCTCTCGATCCCGCTCGTCAAGGAGTACGCCCCCAGGTTGCCCATCCTCGGCGTCTGCCTGGGCCACCAGGCCATCGGCGCCGCCTTCGGCGCCAAGGTGGTGCCGGCTCCGCGCATCATGCACGGCAAGACCAGCCCCATCGAACACTCGGGTCAGGGCATCTTCATGGGCCTGCCCAACCCCCTCACCGCCACCCGCTACCACTCGCTCGTGATCGACGAGCTGCCGGGCAAGCTGGAGGTGCTGGCCTGGACGCCCGAAGAGGGGCAGCAGACCGTGCAGGCGGTGCGGCACGTGCGCTTTCCCACGGTCGGCGTGCAGTTCCACCCCGAGAGCATCCTTACCGAGCTGGGGCTGCAGCTTCTGGTCAACTGGCTCGGCGAGGTCGGGCTCTACTGGAAGACCCACCCACGGGAGGAGGAGCGATGA
- a CDS encoding DNA gyrase/topoisomerase IV subunit B — MSKYDASSIKVLKGLEGVRKRPAMYIAGTGTDGYHQLLTEILDNSVDEALAGYADTIKVTLHKDGSASVEDNGRGIPVDVMAGEGKPAVEVIYTELHAGGKFEEGAYKVSGGLHGVGASVVNALTDWMVVEVWRGGKHYRIEFARGEVKKPLEVVGKAPKGKTGTRVHFMPDATIFEEGLEFDYRRVRRRVREVSYLAGGLRIELADERSGKQEVFHDKGGVASFAKALAEGEDLLYDKPGRLSGQVDDVEVDVGFIHTKGYTTQLLSYANMIPTRDGGVHLSGFRGAYTRAMNQYAKKAGLQKNGQPKPSGDDLLEGLFAVISVKIPQPQFEGQTKGKLLNPEAERAVSSVVYEKLMDFLESNPRIAKTIYDKAQRAAQAREAARKARELVRRQNPLESDDLPGKLADCQTEEPDEAELFIVEGDSAGGSAKQGRDRRFQAILPLRGKILNVEKANLQKALKNNEVRAMIAAIGAGIQGTGDEAHFDVDSVRYHKIILMTDADVDGSHIRTLLLTFFYRFMRPIIDRGYLYIAQPPLYKLKVGRRSEYIFDDEALKAALKKVGDKKYEIQRFKGLGEMNPEQLWETTMNPETRVLKQVTIEDALYASEIFEDLMGADVQPRREFIEENAKFAELDV; from the coding sequence ATGAGCAAGTACGACGCCTCGAGCATCAAGGTGCTCAAGGGGCTGGAGGGCGTGCGCAAGCGCCCGGCGATGTACATCGCCGGCACCGGCACGGACGGTTACCACCAGCTCCTCACCGAAATTCTGGACAACTCCGTCGACGAGGCCCTGGCGGGTTACGCCGACACCATCAAGGTCACCCTCCACAAGGACGGCTCCGCCAGCGTGGAGGACAACGGCCGCGGCATTCCCGTGGACGTGATGGCCGGCGAGGGCAAGCCCGCGGTCGAGGTGATCTACACCGAGCTGCATGCCGGGGGCAAGTTCGAAGAGGGCGCCTACAAGGTCTCGGGCGGCCTCCACGGCGTGGGCGCCAGCGTGGTCAACGCGCTCACCGACTGGATGGTCGTCGAGGTGTGGCGCGGCGGCAAGCACTACCGCATCGAGTTCGCCCGCGGCGAGGTCAAGAAGCCGCTCGAGGTCGTGGGCAAGGCCCCCAAAGGCAAGACCGGCACCCGGGTGCACTTCATGCCCGACGCCACGATCTTCGAGGAGGGGCTCGAGTTCGACTACCGCCGGGTGCGCCGGCGCGTGCGCGAGGTCAGCTACCTGGCCGGCGGCCTGCGCATCGAGCTGGCCGACGAGCGCAGCGGCAAGCAGGAGGTCTTCCACGACAAGGGCGGGGTGGCGAGCTTCGCCAAGGCCCTGGCCGAGGGCGAGGACTTGCTCTACGACAAGCCCGGCCGCCTCAGCGGCCAGGTGGACGACGTGGAGGTGGACGTCGGCTTCATCCATACCAAGGGCTACACCACCCAGCTGCTGAGCTACGCCAACATGATTCCCACCCGCGACGGCGGGGTGCACCTCTCGGGCTTCCGCGGCGCCTACACCCGAGCCATGAACCAGTACGCCAAGAAGGCGGGGCTGCAGAAGAACGGCCAGCCCAAGCCTTCGGGCGACGACCTGCTCGAGGGGCTGTTCGCGGTCATCTCGGTCAAGATCCCGCAGCCGCAGTTCGAGGGGCAGACCAAGGGCAAGCTCCTCAACCCCGAGGCCGAGCGCGCGGTGAGCAGCGTGGTCTACGAGAAGCTGATGGACTTCCTCGAGTCCAACCCGCGCATCGCCAAGACGATCTACGACAAGGCCCAGCGCGCCGCCCAGGCCCGCGAAGCCGCCCGCAAGGCGCGCGAGCTGGTGCGCCGGCAGAACCCGCTCGAGTCCGACGACCTGCCGGGCAAGCTGGCCGACTGCCAGACCGAGGAGCCCGACGAGGCCGAGCTCTTCATCGTCGAGGGCGACTCGGCGGGCGGCTCGGCGAAGCAGGGGCGCGACCGCCGTTTCCAGGCCATCCTGCCGCTCCGAGGCAAGATCCTGAACGTCGAGAAGGCCAACCTGCAAAAGGCGCTCAAGAACAACGAGGTGCGGGCGATGATCGCCGCCATCGGCGCCGGCATCCAGGGAACCGGCGACGAGGCCCACTTCGATGTCGACAGCGTGCGCTACCACAAGATCATCCTCATGACCGACGCCGACGTGGACGGCTCGCACATCCGCACGCTGCTGCTCACCTTCTTCTACCGCTTCATGCGCCCGATCATCGACCGCGGCTACCTCTACATCGCCCAGCCGCCGCTCTACAAGCTCAAGGTGGGGCGCAGGAGCGAGTACATCTTCGACGACGAGGCCCTGAAGGCCGCGCTCAAGAAGGTGGGCGACAAGAAGTACGAGATCCAGCGCTTCAAGGGTCTGGGTGAGATGAACCCCGAGCAGCTGTGGGAGACCACGATGAACCCCGAGACCCGGGTCCTCAAGCAGGTGACCATCGAGGACGCCCTCTACGCCAGCGAGATCTTCGAGGACCTGATGGGCGCCGACGTGCAGCCGCGGCGCGAGTTCATCGAGGAGAACGCCAAGTTCGCCGAGCTGGATGTGTAA
- a CDS encoding CPBP family intramembrane glutamic endopeptidase yields the protein MNQADRAVTLTIVLSWLLFAVYYVEVGTLSSPWFLGFSLVYMWIPGIVALVLARREGLRLQIWSRPNRWWLLALLLPVLFALASIVASLPLDTYVGLAQVREAIAARTGAEGAGLPEWALWTALIVQGLLAGATINLLFALGEELMWRGYLWERTRELGFWPASLYIGVVWGAWHAPLVYFLGYNYPEHRFLGVFFMVVFTVLLTPWMLYLREKGGAVAVPALFHGTLNAVAGLPLLVFAGSADPLARTNDLLVGLTGLGGFVVLALSNLYLRRLRPPERPLEDESRPS from the coding sequence GTGAACCAAGCCGACCGAGCCGTAACCCTGACCATCGTCCTCAGCTGGCTTTTGTTCGCGGTCTACTACGTGGAGGTGGGCACGCTCTCGAGCCCCTGGTTCCTGGGGTTCAGCCTGGTCTACATGTGGATTCCGGGCATCGTCGCCCTGGTGCTGGCGCGGCGGGAGGGGCTGCGCCTGCAGATCTGGAGCCGACCGAACCGCTGGTGGTTGCTCGCCCTTCTGCTGCCGGTGCTGTTTGCCCTCGCCAGCATCGTCGCCAGCCTCCCCCTCGACACCTACGTGGGCCTCGCCCAGGTCCGCGAGGCCATCGCCGCGCGCACCGGGGCCGAAGGGGCGGGCCTGCCCGAGTGGGCCCTGTGGACGGCGCTGATCGTCCAGGGGCTGCTGGCGGGCGCGACGATCAACCTGCTCTTTGCGCTGGGCGAGGAGCTGATGTGGCGCGGCTACCTCTGGGAGCGCACGCGCGAGCTCGGCTTCTGGCCCGCGTCGCTCTACATCGGCGTCGTCTGGGGCGCGTGGCACGCCCCGCTCGTCTACTTCCTGGGCTACAACTACCCCGAGCACCGCTTCCTGGGGGTCTTCTTCATGGTGGTCTTCACGGTATTGCTTACCCCCTGGATGCTCTACCTGCGTGAAAAGGGCGGGGCGGTCGCGGTGCCGGCCCTATTCCACGGCACCCTCAACGCCGTGGCCGGGCTGCCCCTCCTCGTCTTCGCAGGCAGCGCCGATCCGCTGGCCCGCACGAACGACCTCCTGGTGGGCCTCACCGGCCTGGGCGGGTTCGTGGTGCTGGCGCTTTCGAACCTGTACCTGCGGCGGCTGCGCCCGCCCGAGCGGCCCCTTGAAGACGAATCCCGGCCGTCCTAA
- the trpD gene encoding anthranilate phosphoribosyltransferase: protein MNTLHKVLDGKPMTQDEARALMERMMAGELSPVQTAALLAALKVRGETPDEIAGFAHAMREAARPVRVAGELMDVVGTGGDGAGTFNISTTVAFVLAAAGLKVAKHGNRAASSRSGSADLLEALGVNIELEPERVARVIEEVGIGFLFARTHHPAMRHVAPVRAELKTRTVFNVLGPLTNPARAQYFLLGVYSPELLEPMAYALSELGALGAWVVHSRGTDELTLGENEVVELRNGRLRRFTFRAADYGLEEAPLAALAGGAPEENAALTRRILAGEERGPKRDVVALNAAAGLVAAGRADSLEEGLEAAGRILDEGEAARVLERLVEATRAHE from the coding sequence ATGAACACGTTGCACAAGGTGCTGGACGGCAAGCCGATGACCCAGGACGAGGCCCGGGCGCTGATGGAGCGGATGATGGCCGGCGAGCTGAGCCCGGTGCAGACGGCGGCGCTGCTGGCGGCGCTCAAGGTGCGCGGGGAGACGCCCGACGAGATCGCCGGCTTCGCCCACGCCATGCGCGAAGCGGCTCGGCCGGTGCGGGTGGCCGGCGAGCTGATGGACGTGGTGGGGACCGGCGGCGACGGCGCCGGCACCTTCAACATCTCGACCACCGTCGCCTTCGTGCTGGCGGCGGCCGGCCTCAAGGTCGCCAAGCACGGCAACCGGGCGGCGAGTTCGCGTAGCGGCTCGGCCGACCTGCTCGAGGCCCTCGGGGTCAACATCGAGCTGGAGCCGGAGCGGGTGGCCCGGGTGATCGAAGAGGTGGGCATCGGCTTCCTCTTCGCCCGCACCCACCACCCGGCCATGCGCCACGTCGCCCCGGTGCGGGCCGAACTGAAGACCCGGACCGTCTTCAACGTCCTGGGGCCGCTCACCAACCCGGCGCGGGCGCAGTACTTCCTGCTCGGCGTCTACAGTCCGGAGCTGCTCGAGCCCATGGCCTACGCCCTAAGCGAGCTTGGCGCCCTGGGGGCCTGGGTGGTCCACTCGCGCGGCACCGACGAGCTGACACTGGGGGAAAACGAGGTGGTGGAGCTGAGGAACGGCCGCCTGCGGCGCTTCACCTTCCGCGCCGCCGACTACGGGCTGGAGGAGGCCCCGCTCGCGGCCCTGGCCGGGGGCGCGCCGGAGGAGAACGCCGCGCTCACCCGCCGCATCCTCGCGGGCGAGGAACGGGGCCCAAAGCGGGACGTGGTGGCGCTCAACGCCGCGGCCGGCCTGGTGGCTGCGGGCCGGGCGGACAGCCTGGAAGAGGGGCTCGAGGCCGCGGGGCGGATCCTCGACGAGGGGGAGGCCGCCCGGGTGCTCGAGCGGCTGGTGGAGGCCACGCGCGCCCACGAATAG
- a CDS encoding NADH-ubiquinone oxidoreductase-F iron-sulfur binding region domain-containing protein, translating into MDSAPLLLPLLDAALAARGHLEPADVEAAAREARVPLAQAWEAVRFYPRYRTEPPEKRFLLVDDPVVRGRDFARLWAELEDAAPRAEARAGTVYSQGLEAVGPALVIEERARWRVFAPVQVADLRALAVGKLPPHELEALPAELARAGGVLFEPPDPLPEFPGADALIGAVREAGLRGLGGALFPTARKLEAVRAEAADAKYVVVNGDESEPGNFKDRWLMEHNPRLVWAGAALAARAVGAGEIVFYVRGEYAAAHARVEAARAELEASGYFEGLKTQTFRGGGLYICGEESALLESIEGRRAEPRLKPPYPAQAGLFGRPTLVNNVETLAHLAWIAAHGAEAYRARRPKLFSISGDVARPGVYELPLGTPLAGALEAAGGAPEDLQAVLMGGAAGTFLRLPDAAELPLDFEAPRLSGDAVGPGALVAFGGGRDLWAVAEGIAAFFAHESCGKCFSCSLGTPHLHAAVARRERGPQLEELFLALEQGSLCGLGQAAPWAVRSLIRRFEGVRS; encoded by the coding sequence GTGGACTCAGCCCCTCTGCTGCTTCCCCTGCTCGACGCGGCGCTCGCGGCCCGCGGCCACCTCGAGCCCGCCGACGTCGAGGCCGCCGCGCGCGAGGCGCGCGTGCCCCTGGCTCAGGCCTGGGAGGCGGTGCGCTTCTACCCCCGTTACCGCACCGAACCCCCCGAGAAGCGCTTCCTGCTGGTGGACGACCCGGTGGTCCGCGGCCGCGACTTCGCCCGGCTCTGGGCCGAACTTGAGGACGCCGCGCCGCGCGCCGAGGCGCGCGCCGGCACGGTCTACAGCCAGGGGCTCGAGGCCGTGGGTCCGGCGCTGGTGATCGAGGAGCGGGCCCGCTGGCGCGTCTTCGCCCCGGTGCAGGTCGCCGACCTGCGGGCGCTGGCCGTGGGCAAGCTGCCCCCGCACGAGCTGGAGGCCCTGCCCGCCGAGCTGGCCCGCGCAGGCGGAGTCCTCTTCGAGCCGCCCGACCCGCTCCCCGAGTTTCCCGGCGCCGACGCCCTCATCGGCGCGGTGCGCGAGGCCGGCCTGCGGGGGCTGGGCGGCGCGCTCTTCCCCACCGCGCGCAAGCTCGAGGCCGTGCGCGCCGAGGCCGCAGACGCGAAGTACGTGGTCGTCAACGGCGACGAGTCCGAGCCCGGGAACTTCAAGGACCGCTGGCTGATGGAGCACAACCCCCGCCTCGTCTGGGCGGGGGCGGCGCTGGCGGCGCGGGCGGTGGGCGCGGGCGAGATCGTCTTCTACGTCCGCGGCGAGTACGCCGCGGCGCACGCGCGCGTGGAGGCGGCGCGGGCGGAGCTGGAGGCGTCGGGCTATTTCGAAGGGCTGAAAACGCAGACCTTCCGCGGCGGCGGGCTCTACATCTGCGGCGAGGAGAGCGCCCTGCTCGAAAGCATCGAGGGCCGCCGCGCCGAGCCCCGGCTCAAGCCGCCCTACCCGGCCCAGGCGGGCCTGTTCGGCCGGCCCACGCTGGTGAACAACGTGGAGACGCTGGCGCACCTGGCCTGGATCGCCGCCCACGGCGCGGAGGCCTACCGCGCGCGGCGGCCCAAGCTGTTCTCGATCTCGGGCGACGTGGCCCGGCCCGGGGTCTACGAGCTGCCGCTGGGCACGCCGCTCGCCGGCGCTCTGGAGGCGGCCGGGGGCGCGCCGGAAGACCTGCAGGCGGTGCTGATGGGCGGGGCCGCGGGAACCTTTTTGCGCCTGCCCGACGCCGCCGAACTGCCGCTCGACTTCGAAGCCCCGCGGCTCTCGGGCGACGCGGTGGGGCCGGGGGCGCTGGTGGCCTTCGGTGGGGGCCGCGACCTCTGGGCGGTGGCCGAGGGCATCGCCGCCTTCTTCGCCCACGAGTCGTGCGGCAAGTGCTTCTCCTGCAGCCTGGGCACGCCCCACCTGCACGCGGCCGTGGCCCGGCGCGAACGGGGCCCGCAGCTGGAGGAGCTCTTTCTGGCGCTCGAGCAGGGCAGCCTCTGCGGCCTGGGGCAGGCCGCCCCCTGGGCGGTACGCAGCCTGATCCGGCGCTTCGAGGGGGTGAGGTCGTGA
- a CDS encoding 2Fe-2S iron-sulfur cluster-binding protein yields the protein MSKVPLVVDGYLVQAEPGETLLDAARRAGVEVPTLCHHERTGTRGLCRLCVVEVEGWGRPVPACATEVQPNLVVRTETEALAALRRVVLELLALETDLSHDAGTQALLERYAAHPERWGAPLAGRREREPVQDNPFFVRDYAKCYTCRRCIDACGEGVQGVWAYSTTGRGHAAVPGTPLDLPLPATPCVFCGNCVQVCPTGALVPLSELTLAEGGAP from the coding sequence GTGAGCAAGGTACCGCTCGTCGTCGACGGTTACCTGGTCCAGGCCGAGCCGGGCGAGACGCTGCTCGACGCGGCGCGCCGCGCCGGGGTGGAGGTGCCCACGCTCTGCCATCACGAGCGCACCGGCACCCGCGGCCTTTGCCGGCTCTGCGTCGTCGAGGTGGAGGGCTGGGGGCGGCCGGTGCCCGCCTGCGCCACCGAGGTGCAACCGAACCTGGTGGTGCGCACCGAGACCGAGGCGCTCGCCGCGTTGCGGCGGGTGGTGCTCGAGCTGCTGGCGCTCGAGACCGACCTGAGCCACGACGCGGGCACCCAGGCCCTGCTCGAGCGCTACGCGGCGCATCCCGAGCGCTGGGGCGCCCCCCTGGCCGGCCGGCGCGAACGCGAACCCGTGCAGGACAACCCCTTCTTCGTGCGCGACTATGCCAAGTGCTACACCTGCCGGCGATGCATCGACGCCTGCGGAGAGGGCGTCCAGGGCGTCTGGGCCTACAGCACGACCGGCCGCGGCCACGCCGCGGTTCCCGGCACCCCGCTGGACCTGCCGCTGCCCGCGACCCCCTGCGTCTTCTGCGGCAACTGCGTGCAGGTCTGCCCGACGGGGGCGTTGGTGCCGTTATCGGAACTCACCCTTGCCGAAGGAGGGGCGCCATGA
- a CDS encoding four helix bundle protein: MGTPSNNRGDEHTAGLSVGNLEIWSEAMDAVELAYALTQTWPEAEKYGLTSQTRRAVVSIPANLAEGAGRGTRKEKSRYGRIALGSLYELDTLLQIAVRLGFANPEETAGLRADLARLAKRLNAYIRHQEEQK, encoded by the coding sequence ATGGGAACACCGTCTAACAACCGCGGAGATGAACACACGGCCGGCCTGAGCGTGGGGAATCTGGAAATCTGGTCCGAAGCCATGGACGCCGTGGAGCTGGCCTACGCCTTGACCCAAACCTGGCCTGAAGCCGAAAAATACGGCCTGACCTCGCAAACCCGGCGTGCAGTCGTTTCCATTCCCGCCAACCTTGCCGAGGGAGCGGGTAGGGGAACTCGAAAAGAAAAGTCGCGCTACGGCCGGATCGCCCTCGGCTCGCTTTACGAGCTCGATACCCTGTTGCAAATCGCAGTGAGGTTAGGTTTCGCAAACCCCGAGGAGACTGCTGGTTTGCGCGCCGACCTTGCCAGATTGGCAAAGAGACTGAACGCCTACATCCGCCATCAGGAGGAACAAAAATGA
- a CDS encoding PH domain-containing protein produces METFDPDLDTAGRPLRAAGLLLMGAALAYYAYGTAAGLPLARALVALWVFLIVAVFVGLLWWMPARLRYALSDEALEIQHFLGRRRIQLENLREVHEVTFALGRRSGSAALPGYYVGRFQSNLGRVTAYTGRAAGEGLLLVLHTGEQVLLAPKRAGLMRTRLQRATREGAEEA; encoded by the coding sequence GTGGAGACGTTTGACCCCGACCTCGACACCGCCGGACGCCCGTTGCGCGCCGCCGGCCTGCTTCTCATGGGGGCCGCCCTGGCCTACTACGCCTACGGCACGGCTGCGGGGCTGCCGCTGGCACGGGCGCTGGTGGCGCTTTGGGTCTTTCTGATCGTGGCCGTCTTCGTGGGGCTCTTGTGGTGGATGCCGGCGCGGCTGCGGTACGCGCTGTCGGACGAGGCCCTGGAAATCCAGCACTTTCTGGGCCGCCGCCGCATTCAGCTCGAAAACCTGCGCGAGGTCCACGAAGTCACCTTCGCGCTGGGCCGCCGCAGCGGCAGCGCCGCGTTGCCGGGGTACTACGTGGGGCGGTTCCAGAGCAACCTGGGCCGCGTCACCGCCTACACCGGACGCGCCGCGGGCGAGGGGCTCCTGCTCGTGCTCCACACCGGCGAGCAGGTGCTGCTCGCCCCCAAGCGGGCCGGTCTGATGCGGACGCGGCTGCAGCGCGCAACCCGCGAAGGCGCCGAGGAGGCCTAA